Proteins encoded within one genomic window of Ferviditalea candida:
- a CDS encoding IclR family transcriptional regulator, which produces MPIIQSLDRALKIIDLFDEMNKELKITEISARMGLHKSTVHSLLKTLQEHRYIDQDPETGKYRLGLKLMERASFVTQSLDIRTLSRRFLEALSEQTGLTVHLVILDGKEGVYIDKVEGVNAVIRYSRIGKRVPVHSSAVGKALVAFKNPAELNRMLEGYEYKIHTPSTITNEFQFREELKKVRDNGYSTDCQENEPGVQCYAVPIRDHSGQVVAAISISMLAAGAVKEETDRFIGMLQSAGAEISRLMGCEVPVSR; this is translated from the coding sequence ATGCCGATCATTCAGTCATTGGACAGAGCTTTGAAGATTATCGATTTATTTGATGAAATGAATAAGGAACTGAAGATTACGGAAATCAGCGCACGAATGGGGCTGCATAAAAGCACCGTCCATTCTTTGTTGAAAACGCTTCAAGAACACCGATATATCGACCAGGATCCTGAAACGGGAAAATATAGGCTGGGTTTGAAGCTTATGGAGCGAGCCAGCTTCGTGACGCAGAGCTTGGATATTCGAACGCTTTCCCGGCGCTTTTTGGAAGCGTTATCCGAACAAACCGGTTTGACTGTCCATCTGGTCATACTGGACGGTAAGGAAGGCGTCTATATCGATAAAGTGGAGGGCGTGAACGCGGTCATCCGATATTCCCGGATCGGCAAGAGAGTGCCTGTTCACAGCAGCGCAGTCGGCAAGGCGCTGGTGGCTTTTAAGAACCCGGCGGAATTAAACCGTATGCTGGAAGGCTACGAGTATAAAATTCATACACCAAGCACAATTACCAATGAATTTCAATTCCGCGAAGAGCTCAAGAAGGTTCGCGACAATGGATATTCCACGGACTGTCAGGAGAACGAACCGGGAGTCCAGTGCTATGCGGTGCCGATTAGAGACCATTCCGGCCAAGTTGTTGCCGCCATCAGTATATCGATGCTGGCTGCCGGTGCAGTAAAGGAAGAAACGGATCGATTCATCGGAATGCTCCAAAGCGCCGGAGCGGAAATTTCCCGGCTGATGGGCTGCGAGGTTCCCGTTTCTCGTTGA
- a CDS encoding fumarylacetoacetate hydrolase family protein, whose translation MKVLRYYNDRNEPVLAALTEKNRVLNLPQNDFMQLVHEADAEGLSAKQWIEKHMNELEELGNPAESLSLAVPITAPEVWAAGVTYERSRVARNYESTNGRMNTATFYDKVYDAERPELFIKSTAARTVGPNEDLYLRSDSAWQIPEPELGLVIDGRGRILGYTIGNDMSSRDIEGENPLYLPQAKVWKRSCSIGPVILLADAVEDPYKFEIRCEIYRNDVKVVDGSATTGQLKRKLDELVSYLIRDNEIFEGTVLLTGTCIVPPNEFTLEDGDRVEISISGIGLLVNPIRSQNHKN comes from the coding sequence ATGAAAGTTTTACGCTATTACAATGATCGGAATGAACCTGTACTGGCTGCGCTAACGGAAAAGAACCGGGTTCTGAACCTTCCGCAGAACGATTTTATGCAGCTTGTGCATGAAGCTGATGCAGAGGGGTTATCCGCAAAGCAATGGATTGAGAAGCATATGAATGAACTTGAGGAGCTCGGCAATCCGGCGGAATCCTTGAGTTTGGCGGTGCCGATTACCGCACCCGAGGTCTGGGCGGCGGGCGTTACATATGAACGCAGCAGGGTGGCGAGAAATTATGAATCCACCAACGGCAGGATGAACACCGCCACTTTTTATGACAAAGTATATGATGCCGAACGTCCGGAATTGTTCATCAAGTCTACAGCGGCCCGTACCGTCGGTCCGAATGAGGACTTGTATCTTCGCAGCGATTCGGCATGGCAAATTCCCGAGCCGGAACTCGGTTTGGTGATCGACGGCAGGGGGAGGATTCTGGGATATACGATTGGCAATGACATGAGCAGCCGGGATATCGAGGGAGAAAATCCGCTGTATTTGCCGCAAGCCAAAGTATGGAAGCGTTCCTGCTCGATCGGGCCGGTGATTCTATTGGCGGATGCCGTGGAGGATCCGTATAAATTTGAAATCCGCTGTGAAATTTACCGCAACGATGTCAAAGTTGTCGACGGAAGCGCAACTACGGGACAGCTGAAAAGGAAACTAGACGAGTTGGTTTCCTACTTGATCCGGGATAATGAAATTTTCGAAGGCACGGTGCTGCTCACGGGAACATGCATCGTCCCGCCAAACGAATTCACGCTGGAGGACGGCGACCGGGTTGAGATTTCCATATCGGGAATCGGTTTGCTGGTCAATCCGATAAGATCTCAAAATCATAAGAATTAA